A genomic window from Lotus japonicus ecotype B-129 chromosome 1, LjGifu_v1.2 includes:
- the LOC130742486 gene encoding probable arabinosyltransferase ARAD1, with translation MSEKTPAVLSRFMFCVMLISMFLLVLSTLFLLQFSNHSLIPRSVLELIIVNNTSLYFMPDTNREQIQLPKHPSEDVRFQSLKPSESDWKVSNSSHKTSSVRQETNMASDRTRALLRVFMYDLPPEFHFGLLGWKGSVNKKWPQVDDLKDIPRYPGGLNLQHSVEYWLTLDLLSSNSPKVGQPCPVIRVQNSSQADVIFVPFFSSLSYNRHSKIREGEKVSVDKTLQDRLVKFLMGQKEWKRSGGKNHLIVAHHPNSMLDARTKLGSAMLVLADFGRYPNELANIKKDIIAPYRHVVRTIPRAESASYEERSTLVYFQGAIYRKDGGFIRQELYYLLKDEKDVHFTFGSIGGNGIKQASKGMGFSKFCLNIAGDTPSSNRLFDAIVSHCVPVIISDEIELPFEDVLDYSEFSLLVRAADAVKQGYLLNLLRSIKREEWTKMWERLKEITHHFEYQYPSQPGDAVNMIWQEVQHKISSTQFNLHRKNRYRRSQLHVKTN, from the exons ATGTCGGAGAAAACTCCTGCGGTTCTATCAAGGTTTATGTTTTGTGTGATGCTGATTTCTATGTTCCTTTTGGTCCTGTCTACCCTTTTCCTGCTCCAGTTTAGTAACCATTCTTTGATACCTAGATCAGTGTTAGAGCTTATTATTGTCAATAATACATCACTTTACTTCATGCCTGATACCAATAGGGAGCAAATTCAACTCCCTAAACACCCTTCTGAGGACGTAAGATTTCAATCATTAAAACCCAGTGAATCTGATTGGAAAGTTTCCAATTCAAGCCACAAAACAAGCTCTGTTAGACAGGAGACAAATATGGCATCTGACCGAACTCGGGCTCTATTGAGAGTATTTATGTATGATTTGCCTCCTGAATTTCACTTTGGTTTATTGGGTTGGAAGGGAAGTGTAAATAAAAAATGGCCACAGGTGGATGACCTCAAAGATATTCCGCGTTATCCGGGTGGACTGAACTTGCAGCACAGTGTGGAATACTGGCTCACCCTCGATCTTCTTTCATCGAACTCCCCGAAAGTTGGCCAACCTTGCCCTGTTATTAGAGTACAGAATTCAAGTCAAGCAGATGTGATTTTTGTGCCGTTTTTCTCGTCTCTGAGTTACAATCGACATTCCAAGATTCGTGAGGGTGAAAAAGTTAGTGTTGACAAAACATTGCAAGACAGATTGGTGAAATTCTTAATGGGCCAGAAAGAATGGAAACGTTCAGGAGGGAAGAATCATCTGATTGTAGCCCACCATCCTAACAGCATGCTGGATGCTAGAACGAAGTTGGGCTCTGCTATGCTCGTGCTTGCAGATTTTGGTAGATATCCAAATGAATTGGCAAACATCAAGAAAGATATAATTGCCCCGTATAGGCATGTCGTACGCACCATTCCAAGAGCTGAATCGGCTTCATATGAGGAACGTTCCACACTGGTGTATTTCCAAGGGGCAATATACAGGAAAGAT GGAGGATTTATTCGCCAAGAACTGTATTACCTCCTCAAAGATGAGAAAGATGTGCATTTCACATTTGGGAGCATAGGAGGAAATGGGATTAAGCAAGCAAGCAAGGGGATGGGCTTTTCCAAATTCTGTCTGAACATTGCTGGAGATACCCCATCGTCCAATCGCCTCTTTGATGCCATAGTAAGTCATTGTGTTCCTGTCATCATCAGCGATGAAATTGAGCTACCATTCGAAGATGTCTTGGACTACTCAGAGTTTTCCTTACTTGTCCGAGCCGCCGATGCTGTAAAGCAAGGCTACCTGCTGAATCTCCTTCGCTCAATCAAGCGGGAGGAGTGGACCAAGATGTGGGAAAGGTTGAAGGAGATTACCCATCACTTTGAGTATCAATATCCATCCCAGCCTGGGGATGCAGTAAACATGATTTGGCAGGAAGTTCAGCATAAGATATCTTCAACACAGTTCAATTTGCACAGGAAGAACAGGTACCGGAGATCTCAGCTTCATGTTAAGACTAACTGA